A stretch of Cupriavidus necator DNA encodes these proteins:
- a CDS encoding ABC transporter ATP-binding protein, translated as MLRAQDLKLTFNPGTPIETRALRGLSLEIPSGQFVAVIGSNGAGKSTFLNAISGDQMVDSGRITIDDTDVTRQPAWDRAHLVARVFQDPMAGTCEALTIEENMALAMARGSRRGFRPALNRTSRELFREKLRLLNLGLENRLTDRIGLLSGGQRQAVSLLMASLQPSRILLLDEHTAALDPKTAAFVLELTARIVEESKLTTMMVTHSMRQALDYGQRTVMLHQGQVVLDVSGDKRKGLDVPDLLKMFEQTRHEQLDDDALLLG; from the coding sequence CACCTTCAACCCGGGCACCCCGATCGAGACCCGCGCCTTGCGCGGCCTCAGCCTGGAGATCCCGAGCGGCCAGTTCGTGGCTGTGATCGGCTCCAACGGCGCCGGCAAATCGACCTTCCTGAACGCGATCAGCGGCGACCAGATGGTCGACTCGGGCCGCATCACCATCGATGACACCGACGTCACGCGCCAGCCCGCATGGGACCGCGCCCACCTGGTGGCCCGCGTGTTCCAGGACCCGATGGCCGGCACCTGCGAGGCGCTGACGATCGAGGAGAACATGGCCCTGGCCATGGCCCGCGGCAGCCGCCGCGGCTTCCGCCCGGCGCTGAACCGCACCTCGCGCGAGCTGTTCCGCGAGAAGCTGCGCCTGCTCAACCTGGGCCTGGAAAACCGCCTGACCGACCGCATCGGCCTGCTCTCCGGCGGCCAGCGCCAGGCGGTGAGCCTGCTGATGGCTTCGCTGCAGCCGTCGCGCATCCTGCTGCTGGACGAGCACACCGCCGCGCTGGACCCGAAGACCGCGGCCTTCGTGCTGGAGCTGACCGCGCGCATCGTCGAGGAGAGCAAGCTGACCACGATGATGGTGACGCACAGCATGCGCCAGGCGCTGGACTATGGGCAGCGCACGGTGATGCTGCACCAGGGGCAGGTGGTGCTGGACGTGTCGGGCGACAAGCGCAAGGGCCTGGATGTGCCGGACCTGCTGAAGATGTTTGAGCAGACGCGGCACGAGCAGCTGGATGATGATGCGCTCTTGCTGGGTTGA
- a CDS encoding tripartite tricarboxylate transporter substrate binding protein — protein sequence MKTAVKPDVEAAVKPAVKPVLRRMAMRCMLACIAACAPWLAAAPALAQPPGYPAKPVRIVVPFAAGGPADVLGRAVGEGIAKATGQSVLVENKAGAAGTIGVDMVAKAAPDGYTLALVPVGNIAVNPTLMPNLPYKPADLAPVAMLATAENVLVVNAATPVKSLAELLKLAGQKPGELSFASPGAGSQAHLAGELLQLDAHVKLNHVPYKGISPAMTDVVGGQVTMMFAQMSAALPYIKAGKLRPLGVASAKRSAVLPDVPTIAEQGFPKFEALSWYALMAPAGTPAEIVRKLSQHVDAVLADATLKEKLATLGMEAAGGTPQQLATTIQKESARWAGVIRQRHITID from the coding sequence ATGAAGACCGCTGTGAAACCTGATGTGGAAGCTGCCGTGAAGCCCGCCGTAAAACCTGTCCTTCGACGCATGGCCATGCGCTGCATGCTTGCCTGCATCGCGGCCTGCGCCCCGTGGCTCGCTGCCGCACCCGCGCTGGCCCAGCCGCCTGGGTACCCCGCCAAGCCGGTGCGCATCGTGGTGCCGTTCGCCGCCGGCGGGCCCGCCGATGTGCTCGGCCGCGCGGTTGGCGAAGGCATCGCCAAGGCCACCGGCCAGAGCGTGCTGGTGGAGAACAAGGCCGGCGCTGCCGGCACCATCGGCGTCGACATGGTGGCCAAGGCCGCGCCCGACGGCTATACGCTGGCGCTGGTGCCGGTCGGCAATATCGCGGTGAACCCCACGCTGATGCCGAACCTGCCGTACAAGCCGGCCGATCTGGCGCCGGTGGCGATGCTGGCCACCGCCGAGAACGTGCTGGTGGTCAATGCGGCCACGCCAGTCAAATCGCTGGCGGAACTGCTCAAGCTGGCCGGGCAGAAGCCGGGTGAGCTGAGCTTTGCTTCGCCCGGCGCCGGCAGCCAGGCGCACCTGGCCGGCGAACTGCTGCAGCTGGATGCCCATGTCAAGCTGAACCACGTGCCGTACAAGGGCATCAGCCCGGCCATGACCGATGTGGTCGGCGGCCAGGTGACGATGATGTTCGCGCAGATGTCGGCGGCGCTGCCCTATATCAAGGCCGGCAAGCTGCGCCCGCTGGGTGTGGCCAGCGCCAAGCGCTCGGCGGTGCTGCCCGATGTACCGACCATCGCCGAACAGGGCTTTCCGAAGTTCGAGGCGTTGTCGTGGTATGCGCTGATGGCCCCGGCCGGTACGCCCGCGGAGATCGTGCGCAAGCTCAGTCAGCATGTTGATGCAGTGCTGGCTGATGCGACGCTGAAGGAAAAGCTGGCAACGCTGGGGATGGAAGCGGCCGGCGGCACGCCGCAGCAGCTTGCCACCACCATCCAGAAGGAAAGCGCGCGCTGGGCCGGCGTGATTCGGCAGCGGCATATCACTATCGACTGA
- a CDS encoding phosphate/phosphite/phosphonate ABC transporter substrate-binding protein yields the protein MIANARMYSVSAPVEQAWRALLVHVADRAGVDLPYVEHPAPAPVNALWARPDCGCVFMCGYPYASAPVTPQLLAAPVPALARYGGRPVYFSEFIVRADAPVQALAQTFGARLACMLPESNSGYNAPRHHLMRLAPAGTRALYRPAAAPTPTPREVIDAVIGGDAEAGVVDSYVLDLLRRFEPGLAGRLKTLEVTPAAPIPPLVASAQADPHECAYVRAALLTLHEGATGTALLSMLGLARFAPVQPADYAVLPELAREADQAGFALTDAGPGTAKHDN from the coding sequence ATGATCGCCAACGCCCGCATGTACTCGGTCAGCGCGCCGGTGGAGCAGGCGTGGCGAGCGCTGTTGGTGCACGTGGCCGACCGCGCAGGCGTGGACCTGCCGTATGTCGAACATCCCGCGCCGGCCCCGGTCAACGCGTTGTGGGCGCGGCCGGACTGCGGCTGCGTATTCATGTGCGGCTATCCCTATGCCAGCGCGCCGGTAACGCCGCAATTGCTGGCCGCGCCGGTGCCGGCGCTGGCGCGCTACGGCGGGCGCCCGGTCTACTTCAGCGAATTCATCGTGCGTGCTGACGCGCCGGTGCAGGCGCTGGCGCAGACCTTCGGCGCTCGGCTGGCATGCATGCTGCCTGAGTCCAACTCGGGCTACAACGCGCCGCGCCATCACCTGATGCGGCTGGCGCCGGCCGGCACCCGTGCGCTGTACCGGCCTGCCGCCGCACCCACGCCGACACCGCGCGAGGTCATTGACGCGGTCATCGGCGGGGACGCCGAGGCGGGAGTGGTCGATAGCTATGTGCTGGACCTGCTGCGCCGCTTCGAACCCGGGCTCGCGGGCCGGCTGAAAACGCTGGAGGTGACCCCGGCCGCGCCGATCCCGCCGCTGGTCGCCTCGGCGCAGGCCGACCCGCACGAGTGCGCGTACGTGCGTGCCGCGCTGCTGACGCTGCATGAGGGTGCAACGGGGACCGCGTTGCTGTCCATGCTGGGGCTGGCGCGCTTTGCGCCGGTGCAACCGGCCGACTATGCCGTTCTGCCTGAACTCGCACGCGAAGCGGACCAGGCGGGGTTTGCGCTGACCGATGCCGGACCGGGCACGGCCAAGCACGATAACTAG
- a CDS encoding ornithine cyclodeaminase family protein has translation MSDIHLTYINGKDIARLEMTDAEILDAVEQALVAQGNGQTVIEPRVHLIPDPAFNGHFNVLRGYVAPLGLAGVKIVGDFVDNYKLGLPSEMAMLNLFDPRTGMPVAMIDATFITDARTGALTALGAKHLARRNSKVLGHIGARGTSYWNVRLLDSLFDFDEIRVHSRRPESRNAFAARLERDLGKKIVVTEDWESCVRGADIVIEASRLERPTPMLKTEWIKPGAFVVPYGTMSAVELSLTDIMTRMVVDDWGQCKGGMFGSLRAHVEAGKLSEQTLYAELGEIVAGRKPGRQSDDETNLFWHRGLSLSDIALGHAILKKAESRGLGQRLLYA, from the coding sequence ATGAGCGACATCCATCTCACCTACATCAACGGCAAGGACATCGCGCGCCTGGAAATGACCGACGCCGAGATCCTCGACGCGGTCGAGCAGGCGCTGGTGGCGCAGGGCAACGGCCAGACCGTGATCGAGCCACGCGTGCACCTGATTCCCGACCCCGCCTTCAACGGCCACTTCAACGTGTTGCGCGGCTATGTGGCGCCGCTGGGGCTGGCAGGCGTCAAGATCGTCGGCGACTTCGTCGACAACTACAAGCTCGGGCTGCCATCGGAAATGGCGATGCTCAACCTGTTCGATCCGCGCACCGGCATGCCGGTGGCGATGATCGATGCCACCTTCATTACCGATGCCCGCACCGGCGCGCTGACCGCGCTCGGCGCCAAGCATCTGGCGCGCCGCAACAGCAAGGTGCTGGGCCATATCGGCGCGCGCGGCACCTCCTACTGGAATGTGCGCCTGCTCGACAGCCTGTTCGACTTCGACGAGATCCGCGTGCACTCGCGCCGCCCCGAAAGCCGCAATGCCTTCGCCGCGAGGCTGGAGCGCGATCTGGGCAAGAAGATCGTCGTCACCGAAGACTGGGAGTCGTGCGTGCGCGGTGCCGATATCGTGATCGAGGCTTCGCGCCTGGAGCGGCCGACGCCGATGCTGAAGACCGAGTGGATCAAGCCCGGCGCCTTTGTCGTGCCGTACGGCACCATGAGCGCGGTCGAGCTGTCGCTGACCGACATCATGACCAGGATGGTGGTGGATGACTGGGGCCAGTGCAAGGGCGGCATGTTCGGCTCGCTGCGCGCGCATGTGGAAGCCGGCAAGCTGTCGGAACAGACGCTCTATGCCGAGCTGGGCGAGATCGTCGCCGGGCGCAAGCCGGGCCGCCAGAGCGACGACGAGACCAACCTGTTCTGGCACCGCGGCCTGTCGCTGAGCGATATCGCGCTGGGCCACGCCATCCTGAAGAAGGCCGAGAGCCGCGGCCTGGGCCAGAGGTTGCTCTACGCATGA
- a CDS encoding LysR substrate-binding domain-containing protein translates to MKMNLRQIEVFRAVMLTGSISGASKLLYVSQPAISRLMSHTEQRLGLELFRRTKGRLYPTPEARRLLGEVNAVYEGIERVNEIAEDLAANRTGSLRLTCSPNLGQTVLPRAIASFRAAHPAVRVVVRTQIPGNMLRALLSGQVDLAVSNMPLVHPNLEARLLVKNAIVALVPVDHRLATRTWVRPAELVGEDLIGYGPDVPFGLLVREMFGSEGNQPDMRVQVEQAHVARALAQAGAGIALVDAMTVFGQSWPNIVAVPIRTKVNASVQIFHVQTEPLSRLSLEFVDTLTGMMKG, encoded by the coding sequence ATGAAAATGAACCTGCGCCAGATCGAGGTGTTCCGCGCGGTCATGCTGACCGGCTCGATCAGCGGTGCGTCCAAGCTGCTGTACGTGTCGCAGCCGGCCATCAGCCGGCTGATGTCGCACACCGAGCAACGCCTCGGCCTGGAGTTATTCCGCCGCACCAAGGGGCGCCTCTACCCTACGCCGGAAGCGCGGCGCCTGCTGGGCGAGGTGAATGCGGTCTACGAAGGGATCGAGCGCGTCAACGAGATCGCCGAGGACCTCGCGGCCAACCGCACCGGCAGCCTGCGCCTCACATGCAGCCCCAACCTGGGCCAGACCGTGCTGCCGCGCGCCATCGCGAGCTTTCGCGCCGCGCACCCGGCGGTGCGCGTGGTGGTGCGAACGCAGATCCCCGGCAATATGCTGCGCGCGTTACTGTCGGGACAGGTGGACCTGGCCGTGTCGAACATGCCGCTGGTGCACCCCAACCTGGAGGCGCGCCTGCTGGTAAAGAACGCGATCGTGGCACTGGTGCCGGTGGATCACCGGCTGGCCACGCGGACTTGGGTGCGCCCGGCCGAGCTGGTCGGAGAAGACCTGATCGGCTACGGACCGGACGTCCCGTTCGGATTGCTGGTCCGCGAGATGTTCGGCAGCGAGGGCAACCAGCCCGATATGCGGGTGCAGGTGGAGCAGGCGCACGTGGCGCGCGCGCTGGCGCAGGCCGGCGCCGGCATCGCGCTGGTCGATGCCATGACCGTGTTCGGCCAGAGCTGGCCCAATATCGTTGCGGTGCCGATACGCACCAAGGTCAATGCCTCGGTGCAGATCTTCCATGTGCAGACCGAACCGCTGTCGCGGCTGTCGCTGGAATTCGTGGATACGCTGACGGGGATGATGAAGGGCTAG